In Coccidioides posadasii str. Silveira chromosome 4, complete sequence, one genomic interval encodes:
- the TEL1 gene encoding Serine/threonine-protein kinase tel1 (EggNog:ENOG410PFW9~COG:L~BUSCO:28at33183) gives MGEVNISQALDLISSDRLRERLDGLGDLKHILLQNKRTSNLNLLDDKGYQKIFEALFRFISKEKLAYNRATKIGPKSIAASRLSTCASVLRTAVELSTRTVGSRTVAVVVCHIIDVLPIPGEGLWDPLSVDYIKALRSLLQYPPHVEHLSKDDWHCLVDFCLRGIGVGEERNESQLTIRTGPLAPESFDDRGSRAGSAAPRASQRNGQADLKSNAEELELCIQLLTSSPTSPILDVAEKLLYGMTDYLSSLNVVGRSPYAALNSINVVLAKSITDNIVLVRETIFRLLPTIRRFWVSKSSQLRDEMLMTLTLGKDILRSNWASPMELHIDTLQGLVEQIHRTYTRLPEKEILQVDDLIFAFDSSPIPMAIKFMAPRPAVSRSVQHWMTLSIIATLSKLVDDLYLTSHPPEADGEEESNKRQQLLSRIDDIFRDASSSLGVNRICALQTIPFIIYQVDLGLECVSSLLQQLAASILDESAIVSSWTMIAIASVAGCGHASLNELRETWSHIWELACRTLPSPGTTRAGCTLMCAILHYQLLDHVDTVNTIDSIASSVDLNGPVTLTDSALCLWTTTMDLRSRANPAQCQEMARQICAWLKTTWAIGPVTDRLHASQVAWFARPLNLLNLLISCTGRTVASLAPSFYGPVCRLAQMWISYHQNRDLLKYLLLIDPQECFECSKLSNNGIIDVQSSTRSNPNDIIVLDLLQTRLDSFSQAWTQLFADKSSHITAETIQTLVSLCVITNSFVESISSQSFRSQTLKRATDALWKSLCEHLSQDAASLQYCLDVLAPLILSLEPPFDRKSIIFKAVSTMSPELLPLLNRRRELERGGANLSDDGMDLDGPFLSRESISAEFEIISKLNREDDATPIFEDLDSIRIASTVQLSLIEGYISTEDQVDVSGLISNYIETWDEADILVGWTYLANFVSSLPYISRSEACALIEFFGEQCLGSYALERCEASICACIKLMTCLAELWTTDESDDLHESASDIYTWFVDVLIGKGIGTSKALIRLSELLRHVLNANPAFLRGNQWPSPRTSLFKILRDGDSIVKFHVSDLIPGIFGGFVLKEHDAIFDDILESLPRDREWVEGIALRLFILAKLASKWHTLLRRSIYHIFETPGQVPSSTSYAKECLQNVSKALGLVNARELFKLFSSQIIYTWIETQSLTQLPFGVFGYDSLRDLLVDVQDEVIAQVVMRVKEQDMDEISTCLKLSPQDLLSKSFYRAEAYSIARDISMPPSQDPKLRGSESGMKKLLGPDKFLSLVEKHFPEIVAVIFRSMDQTEQIERAFAKRPFFQPALERLKNICERSSSSAILPIGQQPSFRARYLIDELEFLCRRTGYDLETMWTPALVSFVARELIESIHPALGSLHACSVIRKLRALVCIAGSIVLANYPLELLLHCLGPFLTDFQCSADAIGVFWYLIDEGRRYLSFSPSFLTGLAVSTLASLRGFLASRPESTTQETHFRATMSNAQVFHRWLSEFLDDYQAHDLKDDEQRSLKKIIKSSQDICLAGNASKGTHEGELMVELLQGKVSGRNLLSSAASDLAFTQLCHKFQRPETFRDDILGEDQVAFSNTVALWSSLENKALGSGYRLWVARALGRSYAATGIVSELLLREQRVAFPNDPTKNDSVNSKMLIIRALCDSLLSNDRQMVGLAERTLQLIMQKSSKATGIDGYEQAIPESLTEALFWYPYHCPDLTLKEPEKSSVDPNIYWNASVSVLEFAKSFSLALSLKAPGDPVVGVLQPILFAIPSLAVQLVPYILHEVLSLENHNKKIRQAVSAAFREALHKVQETTLPHVRLIIYCILYLRYQPFPRESTMDERDNWLEIDFMEAAHAATKCRMYKTALLFVEIHFSHIALAARRSSAIKVAEPTELLHSIYSNIDDPDMFYGIRQEASIDSVLGKLSYESSGLKNLAFQSANYDTDMKLDLTTDEKSALGIVKALNSTSLQGIANVMFHSPEIRVKRPEAFDNMISTALYLQQWDVPIPNTASPTGNLFKALQALNTFEEKAQIMRTLDECFLDMLSRLSEQNQSLSSLKDTMRALGILSEVDEIISSESCTQVQETWERILSRSSWLKFESFGSIGQILSCHEGVFSIISRKPQLQAMLGISSGDAQLLKVKAIRESLRISREHDAHQASLKSAMLLTKLAGPCSKVGLEIDAAATFDLANVLWDQGEMTTSIKMLQQLSERNDPQKEAISVNRAEILASLGHHIAEARLEKPDAIIQDYLVPAIKELRGHHDGEEAGLAFHEFAAFCDQQLQNPDMLEDFKRIEQIRHRKEKEVQDLDQMMNTATGKERDQLRIYRTKTKQWFDLDDREYQRLKQNREIFLEQCLENYLLSLKACDNFKNDVLRFCALWLDNSNSDIANGAAGKYLSQVPSRKFAPLMNQLSSRILDVEDSFQPLLFDLIFRICREHPYHGMYQIFASSKSKVGNDQMAKSRFNAAGKLVGRLKSDRASGATWVAIHNTNISYVRFAMERMEENVKTGSKVQLRSSVMGQKLMQDVAKQKIPPPTMKIELRADRDYSKVPRLTNFFPEYSVASGVSAPKIVTAIASDGLRYKQLFKAGNDDLRQDAIMEQVFEQVSGLLQSHRATQQRNLVIRTYKVLPLTANAGIIEFVQNTLPLHEYLMPAHQKHFPKDMKPNACRKHISDAQTKSLEQRLKVYRQVTNHFHPVMRYFFMEKFQNPDDWFSKRLAYTRSTAAISILGHVLGLGDRHGHNILLDEKTGEVVHIDLGVAFEQGRVLPVPEVVPFRLTRDLVDGMGISKTEGVFRRCCEFTLEALRQESYRIMTILDVLRYDPLYSWSLSPLRMKKMQEAAEGAEAVNESGNGASANEPSEADRALTVVAKKLSKTMSVAATVNELIQQATDERNLAVLYCGWAAYA, from the exons ATGGGCGAGGTCAACATTAGCCAGGCTCTTGACCTGATTTCGTCCGACCGCCTACGGGAGCGGCTTGACGGCCTTGGGG ATTTGAAGCATATTCTACTTCAAAACAAGCGGACTTCGAATTT AAACTTATTAGATGACAAAGGTTATCAGAAAATATTCGAGGCTCTTTTCCGATTCATttcaaaagaaaaattgGCTTACAATCGGGCAACCAAAATCGGTCCGAAATCAATCGCGGCGTCGCGCCTTTCAACATGTGCTTCAGTCCTCCGAACTGCTGTGGAATTGTCAACGAGGACAGTGGGATCCAGAACTGTTGCCGTTGTCGTGTGCCATATTATAGACGTGCTACCCATTCCGGGTGAAGGTTTGTGGGATCCCCTTAGCGTTGATTATATCAAGGCCTTGAGGTCTCTCCTTCAGTATCCACCCCATGTTGAACACCTCTCCAAAGACGACTGGCATTGCCTTGTTGACTTTTGCCTTCGAGGAATTGGTGTTGGCGAGGAAAGAAATGAAAGCCAGTTGACAATTCGTACCGGGCCGCTTGCCCCAGAGAGTTTTGATGACAGGGGTAGCCGCGCCGGTTCTGCAGCTCCCAGAGCATCTCAACGCAACGGCCAGGCAGATTTAAAAAGTAATGCTGAGGAGCTTGAGCTTTGCATCCAGCTATTAACGTCGTCCCCCACATCACCCATCCTCGACGTAGCTGAAAAGCTACTTTATGGCATGACGGATTATTTATCGTCGCTAAACGTGGTAGGGAGATCGCCTTATGCTGCCCTTAATTCGATAAACGTAGTACTTGCAAAGTCAATAACGGATAATATCGTTCTTGTTCGGGAGACTATTTTTCGTCTCCTTCCTACGATCCGCCGTTTCTGGGTCTCCAAGTCTAGTCAACTGagagatgagatgttaaTGACCCTAACTCTCGGGAAAGACATCCTAAGGTCCAACTGGGCGTCGCCAATGGAGCTACATATTGATACTCTACAGGGCTTAGTCGAACAGATCCACCGAACCTATACACGGTTGCCTGAGAAAGAGATCTTACAGGTTGATGATCTGATATTCGCTTTTGACTCGAGTCCAATTCCGATGGCCATCAAGTTTATGGCCCCTCGTCCCGCTGTTAGCAGGTCTGTACAACACTGGATGACGTTATCGATTATAGCAACTCTTTCGAAACTTGTGGATGATCTCTATCTCACGTCTCACCCCCCTGAGGCTGACGGGGAGGAAGAATCGAACAAGAGACAGCAACTACTTTCAAGAATTGACGATATCTTCCGAGATGCTTCATCATCCCTTGGTGTAAACCGAATATGTGCTCTTCAAACGATTCCCTTTATTATTTATCAAGTGGATCTTGGGCTCGAGTGTGTTTCCTCCTTGTTGCAGCAACTCGCAGCCAGTATTCTAGACGAGAGCGCTATAGTCTCTTCCTGGACTATGATTGCTATTGCAAG TGTTGCTGGTTGTGGGCATGCATCCTTGAATGAACTGCGAGAGACCTGGTCCCATATATGGGAGCTAGCATGTCGCACTTTGCCGTCTCCTGGAACGACCCGTGCTGGGTGTACGCTGATGTGCGCCATTCTTCACTACCAGTTATTAGACCATGTTGACACTGTAAATACTATTGATTCGATTGCTTCGTCCGTGGACCTCAACGGGCCCGTTACCCTCACGGATTCTGCTCTCTGTCTTTGGACGACTACGATGGATTTAAGGTCCAGAGCAAACCCGGCACAGTGTCAAGAGATGGCGAGACAGATTTGTGCGTGGCTCAAGACCACTTGGGCAATTG GCCCGGTTACCGATAGACTCCATGCATCTCAGGTCGCTTGGTTTGCACGGCCATTAAACCTACTCAATTTGTTAATATCATGTACCGGCAGAACAGTCGCTTCTCTAGCTCCCAGCTTTTACGGACCGGTTTGCCGATTAGCCCAGATGTGGATTTCTTATCATCAAAACCGCGACTTACTAAAGTACCTCCTGCTTATTGACCCTCAGGAATGTTTCGAATGCTCGAAATTGTCTAATAATGGGATCATTGATGTTCAGTCCTCTACAAGAAGTAACCCCAATGACATTATTGTCCTGGACCTTCTGCAAACCAGACTTGACTCATTTTCCCAGGCTTGGACGCAGCTTTTTGCGGATAAGTCGAGTCATATTACTGCCGAAACCATTCAGACGTTGGTATCTCTTTGTGTTATAACAAACTCGTTCGTTGAATCCATCTCTTCGCAGTCTTTTCGTTCACAAACTCTAAAACGGGCGACTGATGCCTTGTGGAAGAGTTTGTGCGAGCATCTATCTCAGGATGCTGCATCTCTTCAATATTGCTTGGACGTCCTGGCTCCCCTGATATTGTCACTAGAACCGCCGTTTGATCGGAAAAGCATAATCTTCAAGGCAGTTAGTACAATGTCTCCTGAGCTGCTTCCACTTCTAAATCGTCGACGCGAGTTAGAGCGGGGTGGAGCAAATTTGTCAGACGATGGTATGGACCTTGATGGTCCGTTTTTGTCTCGAGAGAGCATTTCAGCCGAGTTTGAGATTATCTCAAAGCTAAACCGCGAGGACGATGCGACTCCTATTTTTGAGGACCTTGATTCCATTCGGATAGCGAGTACAGTTCAACTTTCTCTAATTGAAGGATATATTTCTACCGAAGACCAGGTTGACGTCAGCGGTCTCATCAGTAATTACATAGAAACTTGGGACGAGGCCGATATTCTCGTTGGATGGACATATTTGGCTAATTTTGTTAGCTCCCTACCATATATTAGCAGGTCTGAGGCGTGCGCCTTGATAGAATTTTTTGGGGAGCAATGCCTCGGATCATACGCTCTCGAAAGATGCGAAGCTTCAATATGTGCGTGTATAAAGCTGATGACATGTCTCGCGGAGCTTTGGACAACTGATGAAAGCGACGATCTTCACGAGTCTGCATCGGATATTTATACATGGTTTGTTGATGTCTTGATCGGAAAGGGTATCGGCACCTCTAAGGCATTGATTAGGCTTTCTGAATTGCTGAGGCACGTTCTGAATGCCAACCCGGCCTTCCTCAGGGGAAACCAGTGGCCTTCACCCCGAACAAGCCTGTTCAAAATTCTTCGAGACGGCGACTCAATAGTGAAATTCCATGTTTCCGATCTAATCCCGGGAATATTTGGTGGATTTGTTTTGAAAGAACACGATGCGATTTTTGACGATATTTTAGAAAGCCTCCCCCGGGATCGTGAATGGGTTGAAGGAATTGCCTTGCGTTTATTCATCCTTGCCAAGCTTGCATCTAAATGGCATACGCTACTGCGCCGGAGTATATATCATATATTTGAGACGCCGGGGCAAGTGCCATCGTCTACATCGTATGCGAAGGAATGCCTGCAAAACGTGTCAAAGGCCCTGGGTCTTGTCAATGCGCGAGAGCTGTTCAAACTCTTTTCATCTCAGATTATCTATACGTGGATAGAGACCCAGTCGCTTACGCAACTGCCCTTTGGAGTGTTTGGCTATGATAGCCTTAGAGATTTACTTGTGGACGTGCAAGATGAAGTCATCGCGCAGGTGGTCATGCGTGTCAAAGAACAGGATATGGATGAGATTTCAACGTGCTTGAAACTATCTCCTCAGGACCTATTATCTAAGTCGTTCTACCGAGCCGAAGCCTATAGCATTGCTCGTGATATCAGTATGCCCCCATCCCAAGATCCAAAGTTACGAGGCTCAGAAAGTGGAATGAAAAAATTGTTGGGACCGGATAAGTTTTTGAGTCTTGTGGAGAAGCACTTCCCGGAAATCGTTGCAGTGATCTTTAGGTCTATGGATCAGACTGAGCAAATCGAGAGAGCCTTCGCGAAACGTCCCTTTTTCCAGCCCGCCTTGGAGCGGTTGAAAAATATTTGTGAGAGAAGCTCATCATCTGCAATACTCCCAATTGGCCAGCAGCCTTCGTTTCGAGCACGATACTTAATAGATGAGCTAGAATTTCTTTGCAGGCGTACAGGTTATGACCTTGAGACAATGTGGACACCAGCATTGGTTTCTTTCGTTGCGAGAGAGCTGATAGAATCAATACATCCCGCTCTAGGCTCACTCCATGCGTGTTCTGTCATTCGCAAATTGAGAGCTTTGGTTTGCATCGCTGGATCAATAGTCCTCGCGAATTACCCTCTTGAGTTGCTTCTGCATTGTTTAGGCCCGTTTCTTACTGATTTCCAATGCTCCGCCGATGCGATTGGCGTCTTCTGGTATCTAATCGATGAAGGACGAAGGTATCTCTCCTTCAGTCCGTCGTTCCTTACTGGTCTAGCGGTTTCTACCCTGGCCTCTCTCAGGGGCTTTCTTGCTTCTCGACCAGAAAGCACAACTCAGGAGACTCACTTTCGAGCCACGATGTCCAATGCGCAGGTCTTCCATCGTTGGTTATCGGAATTTTTAGATGATTATCAAGCTCACGATCTTAAAGACGACGAACAAAGATCGTTGAAAAAGATTATTAAATCCTCTCAGGACATTTGCCTCGCTGGTAATGCCTCCAAGGGCACCCATGAAGGCGAACTTATGGTAGAATTGCTACAAGGTAAGGTGTCAGGGAGGAATCTGTTGAGCAGTGCAGCTTCAGATCTAGCTTTTACACAGCTGTGTCACAAGTTCCAAAGGCCGGAAACGTTCCGTGATGACATTTTGGGTGAGGATCAGGTTGCCTTCTCGAATACAGTTGCATTATGGAGTTCATTAGAAAATAAAGCACTTGGCTCAGGTTATCGACTTTGGGTCGCTAGAGCTTTAGGGAGATCATATGCCGCTACTGGTATTGTCAGCGAATTGTTACTTCGGGAGCAGCGGGTGGCATTTCCCAACGATCCTACCAAGAACGATTCCGTCAACTCGAAAATGTTGATTATACGTGCTCTGTGTGATTCTCTCCTCTCGAATGATCGGCAAATGGTCGGGCTGGCAGAGCGGACTCTGCAACTCATCATGCAAAAGTCATCCAAAGCAACGGGTATTGATGGGTACGAACAAGCCATTCCTGAGTCTCTTACAGAAGCGCTATTTTGGTATCCCTACCACTGCCCAGACTTGACTCTAAAAGAGCCTGAGAAATCTTCCGTTGATCCTAATATTTACTGGAACGCATCCGTATCCGTTCTTGAATTCGCTAAGAGCTTTTCCCTGGCTCTATCACTTAAGGCACCCGGCGACCCTGTGGTTGGTGTACTGCAACCCATCCTATTCGCCATACCTTCTCTAGCGGTCCAATTAGTTCCATATATTCTTCACGAGGTGCTATCTCTGGAAAATCATAATAAAAAGATTCGACAAGCTGTTTCCGCCGCTTTTCGAGAGGCGTTACACAAAGTCCAAGAAACGACACTTCCACACGTTCGGTTAATAATATACTGTATTTTATACCTTCGGTACCAGCCGTTTCCTCGGGAGTCGACTATGGACGAGAGAGATAATTGGCTTGAAATCGATTTCATGGAGGCTGCCCACGCAGCAACCAAATGTCGAATGTATAAAACTGCTCTTTTGTTCGTCGAGATCCATTTTTCACATATCGCCTTAGCCGCTCGAAGATCGTCAGCTATCAAAGTCGCGGAACCAACAGAGCTGCTTCATAGTATCTATTCTAATATTGATGATCCCGACATGTTCTATGGTATTCGGCAGGAAGCATCCATCGATAGTGTCCTTGGAAAGCTGAGTTATGAGAGTTCTGGACTCAAAAACCTTGCTTTTCAGAGCGCAAATTACGATACGGATATGAAATTGGACCTAACCACGGACGAAAAAAGTGCCCTTGGTATCGTAAAAGCCTTGAATTCAACCAGCCTTCAGGGCATCGCCAACGTCATGTTTCACTCACCGGAGATAAGAGTCAAGAGGCCAGAGGCTTTCGACAACATGATTTCCACTGCTTTGTACCTTCAGCAATGGGATGTACCAATCCCGAATACTGCTTCTCCCACCGGTAATCTTTTCAAAGCTTTGCAAGCCTTGAACACttttgaagaaaaagcgCAAATAATGCGGACTTTGGATGAATGCTTCTTGGACATGCTTAGCCGCCTATCCGAGCAGAATCAATCTCTTTCGTCTCTTAAAGACACTATGAGAGCCCTTGGTATACTTTCTGAGGTCGACGAGATTATATCTTCCGAATCATGCACTCAAGTTCAAGAAACCTGGGAGAGGATATTAAGCAGGAGCTCATGGTTGAAATTTGAAAG TTTTGGAAGCATTGGTCAAATCCTGTCTTGTCATGAAGGGGTATTTTCCATTATTAGCCGAAAGCCTCAGCTACAGGCGATGTTGGGCATAAGCTCTGGAGATGCACAACTTTTGAAAGTGAAAGCTATACGAGAATCCCTTCGAATTAGCAGAGAGCATGATGCTCACCAAGCCTCACTTAAGTCAGCGATGCTATTGACAAAGTTGGCTGGGCCGTGCTCGAAAGTGGGACTTGAGATTGATGCTGCAGCCACGTTCGATTTGGCCAATGTGCTATGGGATCAAGGAGAGATGACTACGTCCATTAAAATGCTTCAACAGCTTAGTGAGCGAAACGACCCGCAAAAGGAGGCGATTTCCGTGAATCGAGCAGAGATTCTAGCCAGTCTG GGGCATCATATCGCTGAGGCTAGGCTAGAAAAGCCGGATGCGATCATTCAGGATTATCTAGTCCCAGCTATCAAGGAGCTCAGGGGACATCATGATGGGGAGGAAGCAGGTCTTGCTTTTCATGAATTTGCCGCGTTCTGCGATCAACAATTGCAGAATCCTGATATGCTGGAAGACTTCAAGCGGATTGAGCAAATACGCCATcgaaaagagaaagaagtcCAAGATTTGGACCAAATGATGAATACAGCAACAGGAAAGGAGAGGGATCAGCTACGTATTTATCGAACCAAAACAAAGCAGTGGTTTGACCTCGATGATCGGGAGTATCAACGCTTGAAACAAAATCGAGAGATCTTTCTAGAACAGTGCCTCGAGAACTACTTGCTCTCACTCAAGGCATGCGACAATTTTAAAAATGATGTCCTTCGATTTTGTGCTTTGTGGCTCGATAACTCAAATAGCGACATTGCCAATGGGGCAGCCGGGAAATACCTCTCACAAGTACCGAGCAGAAAGTTTGCACCGTTGATGAATCAGCTTTCATCGCGGATACTGGACGTTGAAGATAGTTTTCAGCCACTGTTGTTTGATCTCATCTTTAGGATTTGCAGGGAACATCCGTATCACGGCATGTATCAAATATTTGCGAGCAGCAAATCGAAAGTCGGGAACGATCAGATGGCTAAATCGCGATTTAATGCCGCAGGGAAGCTGGTTGGGCGGCTTAAGAGTGATCGTGCATCAGGCGCAACATGGGTGGCAATTCACAACACTAACATTAGCTACGTAAGGTTCGCGATGGAGAGAATGGAAGAAAATGTCAAGACTGGATCCAAAGTACAGCTCCGAAGTTCTGTCATGGGCCAAAAGTTGATGCAAGATGTCGCAAAACAAAAGATTCCACCTCCAACTATGAAGATCGAGCTTCGTGCAGATCGTGATTATAGCAAAGTACCACGCCTTACGAACTTCTTCCCAGAATATTCAGTTGCGTCTGGAGTCAGTGCGCCTAAGATTGTGACAGCGATTGCATCTGATGGATTACGTTACAAGCAACTG TTCAAAGCTGGTAACGACGACTTGCGTCAAGATGCGATAATGGAACAAGTTTTTGAACAAGTTAGTGGTTTACTCCAATCTCATCGAGCCACTCAACAGCGTAATCTCGTAATCCGAACTTATAAAGTCCTTCCTCTTACCGCCAATGCCGGAATCATCGAGTTTGTTCAAAACACTCTGCCATTGCACGAATACTTAATGCCTGCACATCAAAAGCATTTCCCAAAAGATATGAAGCCAAATGCCTGTCGAAAGCACATCAGTGATGCACAGACAAAGTCCTTGGAGCAGCGATTAAAAGTCTACCGCCAAGTTACGAATCACTTCCACCCAGTCATGAGATACTTCTTCATGGAGAAATTTCAGAATCCAGATGACTGGTTTAGCAAACGACTGGCATATACGCGAAGCACGGCGGCAATATCAATTCTTGGACATGTTCTCGGTCTCGGTGATAGGCACGGCCACAACATTCTTCTCGATGAAAAAACTGGCGAAGTGGTGCATATTGATCTTGGCGTAGCATTTGAGCAGGGCCGCGTTTTACCTGTCCCTGAAGTAGTTCCATTCCGGCTTACTCGCGATCTAGTCGACGGAATGGGGATCAGCAAGACAGAAGGAGTCTTTCGTCGTTGCTGCGAATTTACCCTCGAGGCTTTACGCCAAGAATCCTACAGAATCATGACTATCCTCGACGTGCTGCGATATGATCCATTGTATAGCTGGTCCTTGTCTCCACTCCGCATGAAGAAAATGCAAGAAGCAGCAGAAGGAGCAGAGGCAGTCAACGAGAGTGGAAACGGAGCATCAGCGAACGAGCCAAGTGAGGCGGACCGAGCATTGACGGTTGTAGCGAAGAAGTTGAGCAAGACGATGAGCGTGGCTGCTACGGTTAATGAACTGATCCAACAGGCCACGGACGAGAGGAATTTGGCTGTATTGTATTGTG GATGGGCTGCGTATGCGTAA